A section of the Stenotrophomonas sp. 364 genome encodes:
- a CDS encoding LytTR family DNA-binding domain-containing protein: MAPATPVRWRPATRLLVWSAILLTTAVANAFVEVMDAQRRGDGLALWEPMIWELSSVVMILLTLPLLWWGCQRWPLHADTWKRRLPAYLLASVVWSLVHVVGMMAFRHLSYAALGQHYEDGSPWPTRLVYEYLKDVRAFFSFVAIEHFFSWFGRRRQGEAHLLAAPDDAPTVEPADVARPERFLVRKLGRDFLVATADIEYAQAAGNYVNLRVRGHDYPLRSTMAALEERLDPAIFVRAHRSWVVNVRRLVSIEPLDGGEALLHMDDGGRVPCSRRQLPSFRQALAAQATG, encoded by the coding sequence ATGGCCCCCGCCACGCCGGTGCGCTGGCGCCCCGCTACCCGTTTGCTGGTCTGGTCGGCGATCCTGCTCACGACTGCGGTCGCCAACGCCTTCGTCGAGGTGATGGATGCCCAGCGCCGCGGCGATGGCCTGGCCCTGTGGGAACCGATGATCTGGGAGCTCAGCAGTGTCGTCATGATCCTGCTGACCCTGCCGTTGCTGTGGTGGGGCTGCCAGCGCTGGCCGCTGCACGCCGATACCTGGAAGCGGCGGCTGCCGGCGTACCTGCTGGCCAGCGTGGTGTGGTCGTTGGTGCATGTGGTGGGGATGATGGCCTTCCGTCACCTGTCCTATGCGGCGCTGGGCCAGCACTACGAAGACGGCTCACCCTGGCCGACGCGGCTGGTGTACGAATACCTCAAGGACGTACGCGCGTTCTTCAGCTTCGTGGCGATCGAACACTTCTTCAGCTGGTTCGGCCGGCGACGGCAGGGCGAGGCGCATCTGCTGGCGGCGCCCGATGACGCGCCCACGGTGGAGCCCGCCGATGTGGCACGTCCCGAACGCTTCCTGGTGCGCAAGCTGGGCCGGGATTTCCTGGTGGCCACCGCCGATATCGAATACGCCCAGGCCGCCGGCAACTACGTCAACCTGCGCGTGCGCGGGCATGACTATCCGTTGCGCAGCACCATGGCGGCGCTGGAGGAGCGGCTGGATCCGGCGATCTTCGTGCGTGCCCACCGCAGTTGGGTGGTGAACGTGCGCCGGCTGGTCTCGATCGAGCCCCTGGACGGCGGTGAGGCGCTGCTGCACATGGACGATGGCGGGCGGGTGCCGTGCAGCCGCCGGCAGCTGCCGTCGTTCCGCCAGGCACTGGCGGCGCAGGCCACCGGCTGA
- a CDS encoding M48 family metallopeptidase, protein MRKSSSAVLLALACFAAGNASAIDLKSLAGTGMKAGQALTLSDADVAKAADQACAYMDKDNKIAPANSPYAQRLAKITQGLANEDGLNLNFKVYLTEDVNAWAMANGCVRVYSGLMDMASDDEVRGVIGHEIGHVKLGHSKTKMRTAMLTSAGRDTLAASGNANVAELTQGQLGELAEGFVNAQFSQKEESAADEYGYRFMKRHNYDPAALASMFRKLSSEGGLMSSHPGSEARAGRIDAMIKKDGKR, encoded by the coding sequence ATGAGGAAGTCATCCTCCGCTGTTCTGCTGGCCCTGGCCTGCTTCGCCGCTGGCAACGCCTCGGCCATCGACCTGAAGTCGCTGGCCGGCACCGGCATGAAGGCCGGCCAGGCCCTGACCCTGTCCGATGCCGACGTGGCCAAGGCCGCCGACCAGGCCTGCGCGTACATGGACAAGGACAACAAGATCGCACCGGCCAACAGCCCGTATGCCCAGCGCCTGGCCAAGATCACCCAGGGCCTGGCCAACGAAGACGGCCTGAACCTCAACTTCAAGGTCTACCTGACCGAAGACGTCAACGCCTGGGCCATGGCCAACGGCTGCGTGCGCGTGTACTCGGGCCTGATGGACATGGCCTCCGACGACGAAGTGCGTGGCGTGATCGGCCACGAAATCGGCCACGTCAAGCTGGGCCACAGCAAGACCAAGATGCGCACCGCCATGCTGACTTCGGCCGGTCGCGACACCCTGGCCGCCTCCGGCAACGCCAACGTCGCCGAGCTGACCCAGGGCCAGCTCGGCGAGCTGGCCGAAGGCTTCGTCAACGCCCAGTTCTCGCAGAAGGAAGAGAGCGCGGCCGACGAGTACGGCTACCGCTTCATGAAGCGCCACAACTACGATCCGGCCGCGCTGGCCAGCATGTTCCGCAAGCTGTCCAGCGAAGGTGGCCTGATGTCGTCGCACCCGGGCTCGGAAGCCCGCGCCGGTCGCATCGACGCGATGATCAAGAAGGACGGCAAGCGCTGA
- the prfB gene encoding peptide chain release factor 2 (programmed frameshift) — MIELNPVRQRITDLTDRVLSLRGYLDYDAKKERLEEVTRELENPDIWNNAEYAQNLGRERANLEKTVGGIATILDGLSESGELLELADSEQDEDTALAVVADLDKYQKHVEQLEFQRMFSGQMDNAAAFVDIQAGAGGTEAQDWAEILLRMYLRWCESRGWKTELMEVSGGDVAGIKSATLRVEGDYAYGWLKTETGVHRLVRKSPFDSDNRRHTSFTSVFVSPEVDDNIEIDINPADLRTDVYRSSGAGGQHVNKTESAVRITHIPTNTVVACQTGRSQHQNRDNAMKMLAAKLYELEIQKRNAERDAVEATKSDIGWGSQIRNYVLDQSRIKDLRTGIERSDTQKVLDGDLDEFVEASLKSGLAVGAKRTDA, encoded by the exons ATGATCGAGCTCAATCCTGTCCGCCAGCGCATCACCGATCTGACCGATCGCGTGCTGTCGCTCAGGGGGTATCTT GACTACGACGCCAAGAAAGAGCGTCTGGAAGAAGTAACCCGGGAACTGGAAAACCCGGATATCTGGAACAACGCCGAATACGCCCAGAACCTGGGCCGCGAACGCGCCAACCTTGAAAAGACCGTGGGCGGCATCGCCACGATCCTGGATGGCCTGTCCGAGTCCGGCGAACTGCTGGAACTGGCCGACAGCGAACAGGACGAAGATACCGCCCTGGCCGTGGTCGCCGACCTGGACAAATACCAGAAGCACGTCGAACAGCTGGAATTCCAGCGCATGTTCTCTGGCCAGATGGACAACGCCGCGGCGTTCGTCGACATCCAGGCCGGCGCCGGTGGTACCGAAGCCCAGGACTGGGCCGAGATCCTGCTGCGCATGTACCTGCGCTGGTGCGAATCGCGCGGCTGGAAGACCGAGCTGATGGAAGTGTCCGGTGGCGACGTCGCCGGCATCAAGTCGGCCACGCTGCGCGTCGAAGGCGATTACGCCTACGGCTGGTTGAAGACCGAAACCGGCGTGCACCGCCTGGTGCGCAAGTCGCCGTTCGATTCGGACAACCGCCGCCACACCAGCTTCACCTCGGTGTTCGTGTCGCCGGAAGTCGATGACAACATCGAGATCGACATCAACCCGGCCGACCTGCGCACCGACGTGTACCGGTCCTCCGGTGCCGGTGGCCAGCACGTCAACAAGACCGAATCGGCGGTGCGCATCACGCACATTCCGACCAACACGGTCGTGGCCTGCCAGACCGGCCGCAGCCAGCACCAGAACCGCGACAACGCGATGAAGATGCTGGCCGCCAAGCTGTACGAGCTGGAAATCCAGAAGCGCAACGCCGAGCGTGACGCCGTGGAAGCCACCAAGTCCGACATCGGCTGGGGCAGCCAGATCCGCAACTACGTGCTCGACCAGAGCCGTATCAAGGACCTGCGCACCGGCATCGAACGGTCGGACACGCAGAAGGTGCTGGACGGCGACCTC